CCGAGCACGCCGATACCCACCACAGCGGCCAGTCGAGGATGACGCCGATCACCAGCAGCGCAGCGATCGTGGCCAGCGGCGCCGGGACGTCGAAGGCCAGCAGCCGCCACCGGTTTCTCATCGGATCGACTCCAGGTGAGAGATCATCAGCTTGCCGTCGACGTCGGAGACGTCGAGGCGCAGGCTCCAGTGCACCGTCTGCGGCTTGGCGCCGACGTTCTCGCTGACCGACGTCGCGACCAGCATCACCGAATCCGTCCTGCTGGCGAACGGCGGCAGCTTGGTGGTGAGCACCGGGCGCGCGATACCGGGTTGGCTGTCCAGGTCGTGATGCACCGTCTCGATCGCCACCGACTCGATGCGCCCGCTGCTCTGCGACTGCAGCTTCTCGACCACCTGCCGGTAGGGCTGCACCGTCGCGTCGAATTCGGTGTTGAGCTCGCCGACGGTCCCGTCGTGCAGCCGCTGCAGGCTGGCGTCGATGTTGGTGCTGTTCATGTTGATCAGCACGCCGGTCCATTCGGCGGCGGTCTGCATCACGCGACTCAGATAGGTGCGTTCGGCCGACTCGGCGCGGTGGTCGGACCAAATGATCCCGAGGAGCACGACCGCGGCGACCGACAGCACGCCGAGAACCGCCGAGGCGATGCCGAAGGGAGAGAAGATCGCGCCGTCGGCGTCTTCTTCGTCGGACTCGGGCGCGCCGGCCTCGGCGTCCCGCTCGTCAGCTTCGGTCGCCGGCTCGGTCTGTTCGCCCCCAGGCATGGGCGCGAGGTTACCCGGCCGCCGGTCACGGTCGGCGCAGCAGGCGCCCGGCACGCACAAGATGGTAAGGATGGCAGGGTGACGTATGCGGCCACCCGCTCGGGCCTGGACCTGAGCTACATCGACGAAAATGCCCGTCCCCAGGACGACCTGTTCGGTTACGTGAACGGTCGCTGGCTCGCCGACTACGAGATTCCCCCGGACCGCGCCACCGACGGCGCGTTCCGCACCCTGTTCGACCAGGCCGAGGAGCAGGTCCGCGACCTGATCATCGAAGCCAGCGAGCGCGGTCCCGCGCTGGCAAGCGCGGGCAAAGATGCGCAGCGCATCGGCGACCTGTACGCCAGCTTCCTCGACGAGGACGCCGCCGAGCGCCGGGGCACCCAGCCGCTACACGACGAACTGGCCACCATCGACGGCGCGGCCGATTCGGCGGCGTTGGCCGCGGTCGTCGGTTCGCTGCAGCGCACCGGGGTGGGTGGCGGCGTCGGCGTCTACATCGACACCGACGCCAAGAACTCGACCCGCTACCTGGTGCACGTCAACCAGTCCGGCATCGGGTTGCCCGACGAGTCGTACTACCGCGACGAGCAGCACGCCCAAGTGCTCGCGGCCTACCCCGGACACATCGCGCGGATGTTCGCGCTGGTGTACGGCGGCGAAGCGACAGACCACGCCGACACCGCGGCCCGCATCGTGGCACTGGAGGCCAAACTCGCTGCCGCGCACTGGGATGTGGTCAAGCGCCGCGATGCCGATCTGACCTACAACCTGCGCACTTTCGCGCAGCTGCAGACCGAAGGCGCGGGCTTCGACTGGACCGGCTGGGTCACCGCGCTGGGCAGCAATGTCCAAGATGTCACGGAAGTCGTTGTGCGCCAGCCTGATTACCTCACCGCATTTGGTGCGCTGTGGGAAAGCGAAGACCTCGACGACTGGAAGCGCTGGGCGCGTTGGCGGTTGATCCGCGCCCGTGCCTCGTGGCTGACCCACCCCCTGGTCGCGGCCGATTTCGACTTCTACGGCCGTCTGCTGACCGGGGCCGAACAGATCCGAGACCGCTGGAAGCGTGGGGTCTCGCTGGTCGAGAGCCTGATGGGCGACGCCGTCGGAAAGCTATACGTGCAAAGGCATTTCCCGCCCGACGCCAAGGCGCGCATCGACGCGCTGGTGGACAACCTGCAGGAGGCCTACCGGGTCAGCATCAGCGACCTGGACTGGATGACGCCGCAGACCCGGGAGCGTGCGTTGACCAAGCTGCGCAAGTTCACCGCCAAGGTCGGCTACCCGGCGAAGTGGCGCGACTACTCCGCGGTGGTGATCGACCGCGACGACCTCTACGGGAACTACCTGCGCGGGTATGCGGTCAACCACGACCGCGAGCTGGCGAAGCTGGGTGGACCGGTGGATCGCGACGAATGGTTTATGACGCCGCAGACCGTCAACGCGTATTACAACCCCGGGATGAACGAAATCGTCTTTCCCGCAGCCATTTTGCAGCCGCCTTTCTTCGACGCCCAGGCCGACGACGCCGCCAACTACGGCGGCATCGGGGCAGTGATCGGACACGAAATCGGGCACGGCTTCGACGACCAGGGCGCCAAATACGACGGCGACGGCAATCTCGTCGACTGGTGGACCGACGACGACCGCAGCGAATTCGGCGTCCGCACCAAGGCGCTGATCGAGCAGTACGAGGCCTACGTGCCCCGCGAGTTGAAGAGCCACCCCGGCCCGCCCCATGTCCAAGGCGCCTTCACCGTCGGCGAGAACATCGGCGATCTGGGCGGCCTCTCGATCGCGCTGTTGGCCTACCAGCTGTCGCTGAACGGCGAGGAGGCCCCGGTGATCGACGGCCTGACCGGTGTGCAGCGGGTGATCTACGGCTGGGCGCAGGTGTGGCGCACCAAATCCCGTGTGGCTGAGGTGATCCGGCGGCTGGCCGTCGACCCGCACTCACCGCCGGAGTTCCGGTGCAACGGCGTCATCCGCAACCTCGACGCCTTCTACGAGGCCTTCGACGTGACCGAGGACGACGCATTGTTCCTGGCGCCGCAGCGCCGGGTCAGGATCTGGAACTAGGCCCCCGCAGCCTCGCGAACAGGCACCAATGCCTCGATGCGCGCCGGCACGTGCTTGTGCCAGGGCGTTCCGGCGTAGGAGTCACGCCACCCGGTCGACGTCAGCGCGTTCGGGGCCACACCGGGGACGACGGTTCGGCCGTCATCCTCGACGTAGTCGAGCCCAAAACCGTTGGGCAGGGCCGCATGTCCGGGCAGCATCGTCTCGGTGATCTCGATGGTCGCCTCGGCGCTGCCGGCCGCGGTGGTGATGCGCGCCCGGCAGCCGTCCACGAGACCGAGGTCGTGGGCATCCTCCACGCTGACCCGCAATGCTCCGTCGGCGTCGCGTTTACGCCAGGACGGGTCGCGGAAAATGTCGTTCGCGGTGTAAGCGCGCCGCTCCCCCACCGAGAGCACGATCGGCAGCTCCGCGGTGGTCAGTTGTGGCGGCGCGGCAGCCAGGGCTCGCAAATCGTCGAGCATCTCCGGGATTTCGAGCGCGATCTTGTGATCGGAGTGACTGATCAACGCGAAGTCGTCCTCGTAGTTGTGCGCGGTGAAGACGACCCCCGACGGGTTGTTCAGGATGGCCTCGAACAGCGCGTTGCCGTCGGCGTGACCGGCCCGTCGCACGGCCTCGGGATAAGTCATCGCCGTCTTCTGCGCCAGCCCCCACACCGCGGCGGCCCCGGCCATGCCCTCGGGCAGCGTCGGCCCCAGCGTTTCGTAGAGCACATAGGGAACCAGCCGCGCCATCGTCGGATTGCCCGCGACGGCGTTCAGGAATGCTTCGGCGTACGCCTCGCGGCCCCGCTCGGCGGCCTCGCGCAGCGGCCGTAGCTCCGCGTCGTCGAGGACACCGAGCGCGCGCACCAGCCGGGCCCAGATCTCCGGCTCAGGCAGTGTTCCTTCCAGCGGCTTCAGCAGTGGTCGACGCAGGTGAAAGCCGTTGTGCGGGAACTCGAAATTGAAGAACGTAGCCTCGGTCTTCTCGTACTGGGACGCCGCCGGCAACACGTAGTGCGCCAGTCGGGCGGTCTCGGTCATCGCGACGTCGACGACCACCATCAGCTCCAGCGACGCAAAGGCCGCCCGGCAGGCCGTCGAATCGGCCAGCGAGTGCGCGGGATTACCGCTCTCGACGATCATCGCCCGGAACCGGTCCGGGTGGTCGGTGAGGATCTCCTCCGGCACGACATTGGAAGGGATCAGGCCGGCAATGATGGGCGCCCCGGTGACGGGGGTGCGGCCCGACACCGTGCTGAACAGTGACGCCAGCGACGAATGTAGATGCTGGCCACCCTTTTTCGCGAAGTTGCCGGTCAAAATCCAGAGCAGCTTGTTCAGGTAGGAGCTCAGGGTACTGTTGGGTGCCTGCTGAATTCCGAGGTCTTCGAACACCGAGACGCTCTCGGCGGCGCCGATGCGCCGCGCCGCGGTCCGCAACAGCTCCTCATCGACTCCGCAGCGCTGCGCATAATCGGCGACCGGGACATCGCGCAACGCGTCGCGCACGGCCTCGACGCCGTGCACGTGCTCGGCGAGAAATGCTTCGTTGCAGAGGTTTTCCTGAACCAGCACGGCGGCCAGGGCGGCCAGGCACCAGGCGTCGGTGCCCGGTCGCACCCGCAGGTGGAAGTCGGACATCTTCGCCGTGTCGGTGACGACGGGGTCGATCACGATCATCGACCGCTTCGGGTCCTTGGCGATCTCGTTGAGCACCACCCGGGCCCGGGGGAAGCTCTGCGACATCCACGGATTCTTTCCGACGAACACTGACACTTCGGCGTGCTCGAACTCGCCCCGGGTGTGGCCGCCGTACAGGTGCCCGTCCACCCAGGCTTCGCCGGTCTTCTCCTGCGCCAACGCATTCGAGCGGTACTTCGACCCCAGCGCCTTCAGGAAGGCGCCGCTGTAGGCCCCACCCAGGTGGTTGCCCTGCCCGCCGCCGCCGTAGTAGAAGATCTTGTCGCCGCCGTAGGTGTCGCGGATACGCTTGAAACCCTCGGCGATCTCGACAATGGCGGTGTCCCAATCGATTTCCTCGTAGCTGCCGTCGGGGCGGCGGCGCATCGGCGAGGTCAATCGGGCGCGGTTGTTCTGGTAGTGGTCCAGCCGCAGCGCCTTGTTGCAGGTGTAGCCCTGCGACGCCGGGTGGTTCTTGTCGCCGCGGATGCGCGACAGCGTGCGGTCTTCGACTTGTACGACGATGCCGCAGTTGCATTCGCAGAGGATGCATGCGGTCGACTGCCACTCAGCGGCCATCGCGGGACTTCCTTCCGAGCTATTTCTTCAGGGCAGTCAGCAGCAAATTGCGCAGCTGACGGTGAATGAGATCCAGCGGCGCCACGTCGCGCCGCACCCGGGCCAACACGATGGCGCCCTCGAGCGCCGAGGTGGTCAGCACCGCGAGTTCGCCGGCCTCGACCGCCGGTATGCCGTCGGCGATCAGCCGCTGCGCGACCTGACCGTTCCAACGGTCGAACACCGCGGCCGCCCGTTCGATGACGGGGGCCATCCGCTCGCGGTCCTGCTCGTCACCGGATTCGACGGAGACCGCCACGATCGGGCAGCCGGCGCGGTAATCGCTGTCGAGCAATTGGCGGCGGTACTTATCGATCAGCGTGTCCAGCAGGTCGAGGCTGCTGTAGGCCTTGTCGATGACGGCGCCGACGTGTTCGCCCGCGTAGTCGACCGCCTCGCAGAGCAGTTGGGTGCGACCACCCGGGAAGTAGTGATAGGCCGAACCGCGCGGCGCCCCGCTGTGCTCGAGTACGTCCGAGATCGCGGTGGCGTGAGCGCCCCGTTCCCGGATCAACAGCGCAGCGGAGATCACCATCCGCTCGCGTGGACTGCGCATCGCCACCCCTTTCGGCTTATGTATGATGCTATACATAATCGCTGGGAAGGCGAAAGCTCTCGCCGGGAAATTAGCGGGAATCAGGCGCTGCGGAAGCTCGCGGCGCCGCGCGCGGGGGATGTGCGGCGACTTCACTACCAGCGGCCCACCGCACCTCGAACACGCTGCGGTGCATCACTCGACGCTCTTGATCAGCCCGACACGTCGGCCACCGAGGACCGCGTCAATCGCGACGCGGCCGGCTAGTTGGTGATCCAGTCGCTGGACCCGTCGTTCTTCTTGTACGACCCGCCGCTGGAGTTCTTCACGATGATCGGATCCCCGGGACCGAAGTTGTCGAAGAACCACCTGGCGTTGCTGGGGCTGATGTTGATGCAGCCGTGGCTGACGTCGCGCTTGCCCTGGTCGTCCACGGACCACGGCGCGCTGTGCACGAAGTCGCCGACGTTGTCGAAACGGACGGCCAGCTCGACGGTCACCTTGTAGCCGTAGGTCGAGTTGACGGGCACCCCGTAGGTCGAGGAGTCCATCACCACCGACGGCATCTTCTCTTGCACGTAGTACGTGCCGTTGGGGGTCTGGTGGTTACCGGAGGTCATGCCCATCGACATCGGGATGGTCTTCTCCAGGGTGCCGTTACGGGTGACCGTCAACTGGTGCGTCGCGTCGTCCGCCGTGGCGATCAGCTGGTCTCCGGTCCGGAAGCTCGACTTGGTGCCGCCGGCGTCGATGTTGACCGCGGTGTTGGCGGGCCAGAAGTTGATCGGGCGCCAGCGCAGCTGGGTCGGGGTCATCCAGTAGAACTTGCCCGGTACCGGCGGGATCGACGAGACGTGCACGGCGGCCTGGGCGGCACCGGCGTCATCGACCCGTCCCGGGAAGTTGATGATGATCGGCTGCGCGACACCCACCATGGAGCCGGTCTTCGGGACGAACGTCGGCGTCCCGAACGGCGCGGTGCCGGTGAACGGGGTCGGGTCCTGTCCGTCGGCAGCACCGGCCGCGGCCGGCACGGCGCCGGGTGGCGCCCACGGAGCCGGCGGCGCGTCACCGGGCGGCGGGGGCGGCAATCCCGGCAGCGGCGGCAGCTCGAACGGCGGCGGAGGCGGCGCGGCGGGCGCGGCGACCACGTTCGGATCGACGGGAACCGGGTCCGGATCGGCCAGCGCGGGGCCGGCGCCCAGCACCAGCACAGCGGCGATACCGGCTGCGTTCAGAGCCGCGAAGAGGCTTGCCCTCGTCCAGCCCGACATATGCATACCTCCAGTCAGTTGCTGGACCCAGTGTGGCACAGCGGCGCCCCCAGCTACCTAATCCGGGGCGGGCGCGACACCGCTACGGCCCGCATTTTGGCACTTGAACTGCCGAACTATGAATCGCGTGAGCTTGCCGGAGCAACGTCAAGGATGCGCTTGTTGACCGCAATGCCGGCCAGTGCGATGCCCATCAAACCGGCCGACGCGGTGAGCATCGTCGCCACGCTGTGCTCGTACAACAAACCACCGGACAGCGACCCGGCCATGATGCCGACCTGGAACGCCGTCACGTACAGGCCGGACGCGCCGTCGGGGTCATCGGCGCCGTTGCGCATCGCGGCGGATTGCATCATCGGCGACACCGCGGTCGCCATCGCACCCCACAGCACGATCGCGGCAGTCCCGACCAGCGCGCTCGCCGCGGTGGTGGTGCGATCGCCGAACGCCAACGCGGTCAGCACCACGAACGCGGCGGTCAGCCCCGCCATGCACAGGATGATGGCGCGCCGGGGCCGCCGGTCCAGCGGCCGCGCCACCAGGGGCACCGACAGCAGGCCCGCCATGCCGTAGGCCGCCAGCAACCAGGCCTGATTCGGCCCACGGACGCCGACGACGTCGCGGATGACCACCGAGATGTACGTGTAGGAGACGAAATGGCCGGTCACCGCGACCATCGCGAGCAGACTGACCGTGATCAACCGCGGGTTGCGGTGGTGGCGCGACCGCGGGCCGACGCAGGCCAACTGGTCCTCCGTGAGCACCATTCGCGGCAGCATCGCCCGGGCGGCAATCGTCACGATGACGGCCGCGACCAGCACACACACCACCGCCAGCCGCCAGCCCCACATCAGGCTCAACGCCGCCGTGAGCGGGCTACCGACCACCAAGGCCAAGCTGGTCCCGACATAGATCGAGGTCGTCGCGCGGCCCGCATGGCTGGCCGGCACCAGCCGGGTGGCGATCGGGGCGATCACCGCCCACAGCAGCCCGTGCGTGAACGCGCACAGCACTCTTCCGGCCGCCAGCACCCCGAAGGTGGGCGCCAGCGCCGAGATGGCCTGCGAGGCGGTCAGGCAGGTCAGACTGAGCATCAGGGCGCGCCGGCGCGGCCAGTGCGCCGTCCAGCGCACCAGCGGAACCGTCGTCAGGGCCGCGACCAGCGCATACCACGTCAGCAGGGTGCCGACGTAGACGACGCTGACATGCAGGTCCCGGGAGATCGCCGACAGCGCGCCCACCGGCAGGATCTCGGCCGTGACATAGATGAAGGCCGCCGCGGCCAGCACCGCCAGCTGCACGGCGATCCGTGGTGTCCACGTTCGCGCGGTGGCGGCGGCTGTTCCGGTTTCGGCAGTCATGGCGTGGGATACGGTATCGGCCGGGCTCCCCAGTTCCTGGGTTGTCGTGCCTAATGCGATCACACTGCCTTACCGTACGCACCTCAACAACGGGTTCGGCCAACTTAGGACCGCAACACCGGTCTCAACTACGTCACCGATCAGGAACGAACGAGACGCGCAATGGCCGCGGATGCCTCGGCCAGCTTGGCCTGGGCCTTTTCCGTGGCATCTGGCCCCTCCTCGGCGACGGCACGGGTCACACAGTGCCCGAGGTGCTCGTCAAGCAGGTTCAGCGCCACCGACCGCATCGCGCTGTTCACGGCGCTGATCTGGGTAAGGACGTCAATGCAGTACTTGTCTTCCTCGATCATCTTCGCGATGCCGCGCACCTGGCCCTCGATGCGCCGCAGCCGCTTGGCGTAGTTGTCCTTCTGCTGCGAATATCCGTGTGGAGTCGTCATCTCAGCCTCTCTGCGGCGTGCCAAACCTCCACGATACCCTATACCCCAGCGGGGTATTACCCGTGAAATTCGCTTGTCGTCCCCGCGCATACTTGATCAATGGCCCTGCACACCGACGCGGCAAACGTCGACATCAAACCCCGTAGTCGTGACGTCACCGACGGTCTGGAGAAGACCGCCGCCCGGGGCATGCTGCGTGCCGTAGGCATGGGCGACGAGGACTTCGCCAAGCCGCAGATCGGCGTCGCCTCGTCCTGGAACGAGATCACGCCGTGCAACCTCTCGCTGGACCGGCTGGCGCAGGCTGTCAAGGAGGGAGTGTTCGCCGCCGGCGGCTACCCGTTGGAATTCGGCACGATCTCGGTCTCCGACGGCATCTCGATGGGCCACGAGGGCATGCACTTCTCGCTGGTGTCGCGCGAGGTGATCGCCGACAGTGTCGAGACCGTGATGCAGGCCGAACGACTCGACGGCTCGGTGCTGCTGGCCGGCTGCGACAAGTCACTGCCCGGCATGCTGATGGCCGCCGCGCGCCTGGACCTGGCGTCGGTGTTCCTCTACGCGGGCTCGATCCTGCCCGGCGTGGCCAAACTGTCCGACGGCAGCGAGCGTGAGGTGACGATCATCGACGCGTTCGAGGCCGTCGGCGCCTGCTCGCGCGGGTTGATGTCGCGCGCGGACGTCGACGCCATCGAGCGCGCGATCTGCCCCGGCGAGGGCGCGTGCGGCGGCATGTACACGGCCAACACGATGGCCAGCGCCGCCGAGGCACTGGGCATGTCGCTGCCCGGCAGTGCCGCTCCCCCGGCCACCGACCGCCGCCGCGACGGGTTCGCCCGGCGCAGCGGACAGGCCGTCGTCGAACTGCTGCGCCGCGGCATCACCGCCCGCGACATCCTCACCAAGGAAGCCTTCGAGAACGCGATCGCGGTGGTGATGGCGTTCGGCGGCTCGACCAACGCGGTGCTGCACCTGCTGGCCATCGCGCACGAGGCCGAGGTCGCGCTGACGCTCGAGGACTTCAGCCGGATCGGGTCCAAGGTGCCGCACCTGGCCGACGTCAAGCCGTTCGGCCGGCACGTGATGTCGCACGTCGACCACATCGGCGGCGTCCCGGTGATGATGAAGGCGTTGCTGGATGCGGGGCTGCTGCACGGCGACTGCCTCACCGTGACCGGGCACACCCTGGCCGAGAACCTGGCCGCCATCGAGCCGCCCGACCCGGACGGCAAGGTGCTGCACGCGCTGAGCGATCCGATCCACCCGACGGGTGGGATCACGATCCTGCGCGGGAGCCTGGCGCCGGAGGGTGCGGTGGTCAAGTCGGCCGGGTTCGATTCGGACGTGTTCGAGGGCACCGCAAGGGTTTTCGACGGTGAGCGCGCCGCCCTGGACGCGCTCGAAGACGGCACCATCACCAAGGGCGACGCGGTCGTGATCCGTTACGAGGGTCCCAAGGGCGGCCCCGGGATGCGCGAAATGCTGGCCATCACCGGGGCGATCAAGGGTGCCGGGCTCGGTAAAGACGTGCTACTGCTTACCGATGGCCGGTTCTCCGGCGGAACGACCGGCCTGTGCGTGGGACACGTCGCACCGGAGGCCGTGGACGCCGGGCCGATCGCGTTCCTGCGCGACGGCGACCGGATCCGGCTCGACGTCGCCGGCGGCACTCTTGACGTGCTGGCCGACCCGGCCGAATTCGCTTCTCGCCAAGAAGGTTTCACTCCTCCACCACCGCGCTACAAGACCGGCGTGCTGGCCAAGTACGTCAAGCTGGTCAGTTCGGCAGCGATCGGCGCGGTCTGCGGCTAACCCTCGTCCCGCAAACACGCGGTTCAGAGCTCTTTCACCAACGCGATGGCAAAGCCGTCCCAATGCTTGGCTCCGACCGTCTGAATCACCGCGGTGTCCAGCTGCGCGTGCTCGCCCATCACCTGCAGCGTCTCGCGCGTTGCGGCCACTTTCTCGTCATCGGAATCCGGCGACAGGATCCCGCCTTCCCGAATGACGTTGTCCACCACGATAAGTGCGCCGGGGCGAGCCAGCTTGACCGCCCAGTTCAGGTACGCGACATAGTTCTCTTTGTCCGCGTCGATGAACACCATGTCGAACGGATCACCGTTTACCGACCGCAGGGTCTCCAGCGCCGGGCCGACGACAACCTGTACGCGATCCACGACACCGGCCCGCTCCAGGTTGGCGCATGCGACGTCGGCGTGCTTGGACTCGTATTCCAGCGTCACCACCTGTCCGTCCGGGCCCACCGCGCGGGCCAGCCAAATGGTGCTGAAACCACCGAGGGTGCCGATTTCGAGAATGCGCCGCGCCTGGAGGGCACCGGCCAGCAGCGATAGGAACTTCCCCTGCTGCCACGACACGGCGATCTGCGGCAGACCGGCGGCGTTGCTGGCCTCCAGCGCCGCGGCCAGGGCCGGATCGTCACCGATGACTGTGCTGTCCAAGAAGGTGTCGACGTCTTGCGGGGTGGGTTTGTCGGTCATGCGGCCAACGCTAGCCGCGCCGACCCACGCCGTCATGCCTGCTAATGCATCCGATCGATAACGGACACCCCGCGAAGGCTTTACCAGATACCCGTATGGGGTATACATTGAGCGCGGCGGCCCGCTGAGCGGCCAGCCACAGAAGGTAACCACTGGATTGCGGTATACCAACCGGAATCCCGTAACAGACAAGGGTGATTCACATGACGCACTACGACGAGGGGACCCAGCTGACCTGCGGTCACGAGGGATGCGGATGTCGCGTCCGCATCGAGGTCGCATGCCACTGCTCGGGCGCGAACGAGGACTACCGCTGCTCCTGCGGCGAGGCATTGGTGCCCGTCAAGTAAATCCCGCCGGCCGGTCGTTGCGTTCGAAGTGCCAATCAGCGCCCGAACGCACGACCGGCCAGCTCGACCTCGGCCGTCAGCCGGAACGCGACCGCCGAGGCGCCGACCGCCACCGGGTAGGGGCCCGGCTTGATCCGCCAGCTGCCGCCCTCATAACGGGCGAGCAGGCGCGGATCCGCCGAGATCGTCACCCGGCACGTCGCGCCCGGGTCCAACTCGACCCGCTCGAAT
The Mycobacterium sp. 050128 genome window above contains:
- a CDS encoding M13 family metallopeptidase; the encoded protein is MTYAATRSGLDLSYIDENARPQDDLFGYVNGRWLADYEIPPDRATDGAFRTLFDQAEEQVRDLIIEASERGPALASAGKDAQRIGDLYASFLDEDAAERRGTQPLHDELATIDGAADSAALAAVVGSLQRTGVGGGVGVYIDTDAKNSTRYLVHVNQSGIGLPDESYYRDEQHAQVLAAYPGHIARMFALVYGGEATDHADTAARIVALEAKLAAAHWDVVKRRDADLTYNLRTFAQLQTEGAGFDWTGWVTALGSNVQDVTEVVVRQPDYLTAFGALWESEDLDDWKRWARWRLIRARASWLTHPLVAADFDFYGRLLTGAEQIRDRWKRGVSLVESLMGDAVGKLYVQRHFPPDAKARIDALVDNLQEAYRVSISDLDWMTPQTRERALTKLRKFTAKVGYPAKWRDYSAVVIDRDDLYGNYLRGYAVNHDRELAKLGGPVDRDEWFMTPQTVNAYYNPGMNEIVFPAAILQPPFFDAQADDAANYGGIGAVIGHEIGHGFDDQGAKYDGDGNLVDWWTDDDRSEFGVRTKALIEQYEAYVPRELKSHPGPPHVQGAFTVGENIGDLGGLSIALLAYQLSLNGEEAPVIDGLTGVQRVIYGWAQVWRTKSRVAEVIRRLAVDPHSPPEFRCNGVIRNLDAFYEAFDVTEDDALFLAPQRRVRIWN
- a CDS encoding molybdopterin-dependent oxidoreductase, producing the protein MAAEWQSTACILCECNCGIVVQVEDRTLSRIRGDKNHPASQGYTCNKALRLDHYQNNRARLTSPMRRRPDGSYEEIDWDTAIVEIAEGFKRIRDTYGGDKIFYYGGGGQGNHLGGAYSGAFLKALGSKYRSNALAQEKTGEAWVDGHLYGGHTRGEFEHAEVSVFVGKNPWMSQSFPRARVVLNEIAKDPKRSMIVIDPVVTDTAKMSDFHLRVRPGTDAWCLAALAAVLVQENLCNEAFLAEHVHGVEAVRDALRDVPVADYAQRCGVDEELLRTAARRIGAAESVSVFEDLGIQQAPNSTLSSYLNKLLWILTGNFAKKGGQHLHSSLASLFSTVSGRTPVTGAPIIAGLIPSNVVPEEILTDHPDRFRAMIVESGNPAHSLADSTACRAAFASLELMVVVDVAMTETARLAHYVLPAASQYEKTEATFFNFEFPHNGFHLRRPLLKPLEGTLPEPEIWARLVRALGVLDDAELRPLREAAERGREAYAEAFLNAVAGNPTMARLVPYVLYETLGPTLPEGMAGAAAVWGLAQKTAMTYPEAVRRAGHADGNALFEAILNNPSGVVFTAHNYEDDFALISHSDHKIALEIPEMLDDLRALAAAPPQLTTAELPIVLSVGERRAYTANDIFRDPSWRKRDADGALRVSVEDAHDLGLVDGCRARITTAAGSAEATIEITETMLPGHAALPNGFGLDYVEDDGRTVVPGVAPNALTSTGWRDSYAGTPWHKHVPARIEALVPVREAAGA
- a CDS encoding TetR/AcrR family transcriptional regulator, with protein sequence MRSPRERMVISAALLIRERGAHATAISDVLEHSGAPRGSAYHYFPGGRTQLLCEAVDYAGEHVGAVIDKAYSSLDLLDTLIDKYRRQLLDSDYRAGCPIVAVSVESGDEQDRERMAPVIERAAAVFDRWNGQVAQRLIADGIPAVEAGELAVLTTSALEGAIVLARVRRDVAPLDLIHRQLRNLLLTALKK
- a CDS encoding L,D-transpeptidase, which encodes MSGWTRASLFAALNAAGIAAVLVLGAGPALADPDPVPVDPNVVAAPAAPPPPPFELPPLPGLPPPPPGDAPPAPWAPPGAVPAAAGAADGQDPTPFTGTAPFGTPTFVPKTGSMVGVAQPIIINFPGRVDDAGAAQAAVHVSSIPPVPGKFYWMTPTQLRWRPINFWPANTAVNIDAGGTKSSFRTGDQLIATADDATHQLTVTRNGTLEKTIPMSMGMTSGNHQTPNGTYYVQEKMPSVVMDSSTYGVPVNSTYGYKVTVELAVRFDNVGDFVHSAPWSVDDQGKRDVSHGCINISPSNARWFFDNFGPGDPIIVKNSSGGSYKKNDGSSDWITN
- a CDS encoding MFS transporter, with the protein product MTAETGTAAATARTWTPRIAVQLAVLAAAAFIYVTAEILPVGALSAISRDLHVSVVYVGTLLTWYALVAALTTVPLVRWTAHWPRRRALMLSLTCLTASQAISALAPTFGVLAAGRVLCAFTHGLLWAVIAPIATRLVPASHAGRATTSIYVGTSLALVVGSPLTAALSLMWGWRLAVVCVLVAAVIVTIAARAMLPRMVLTEDQLACVGPRSRHHRNPRLITVSLLAMVAVTGHFVSYTYISVVIRDVVGVRGPNQAWLLAAYGMAGLLSVPLVARPLDRRPRRAIILCMAGLTAAFVVLTALAFGDRTTTAASALVGTAAIVLWGAMATAVSPMMQSAAMRNGADDPDGASGLYVTAFQVGIMAGSLSGGLLYEHSVATMLTASAGLMGIALAGIAVNKRILDVAPASSRDS
- a CDS encoding metal-sensitive transcriptional regulator, which encodes MTTPHGYSQQKDNYAKRLRRIEGQVRGIAKMIEEDKYCIDVLTQISAVNSAMRSVALNLLDEHLGHCVTRAVAEEGPDATEKAQAKLAEASAAIARLVRS
- the ilvD gene encoding dihydroxy-acid dehydratase, which produces MALHTDAANVDIKPRSRDVTDGLEKTAARGMLRAVGMGDEDFAKPQIGVASSWNEITPCNLSLDRLAQAVKEGVFAAGGYPLEFGTISVSDGISMGHEGMHFSLVSREVIADSVETVMQAERLDGSVLLAGCDKSLPGMLMAAARLDLASVFLYAGSILPGVAKLSDGSEREVTIIDAFEAVGACSRGLMSRADVDAIERAICPGEGACGGMYTANTMASAAEALGMSLPGSAAPPATDRRRDGFARRSGQAVVELLRRGITARDILTKEAFENAIAVVMAFGGSTNAVLHLLAIAHEAEVALTLEDFSRIGSKVPHLADVKPFGRHVMSHVDHIGGVPVMMKALLDAGLLHGDCLTVTGHTLAENLAAIEPPDPDGKVLHALSDPIHPTGGITILRGSLAPEGAVVKSAGFDSDVFEGTARVFDGERAALDALEDGTITKGDAVVIRYEGPKGGPGMREMLAITGAIKGAGLGKDVLLLTDGRFSGGTTGLCVGHVAPEAVDAGPIAFLRDGDRIRLDVAGGTLDVLADPAEFASRQEGFTPPPPRYKTGVLAKYVKLVSSAAIGAVCG
- a CDS encoding O-methyltransferase; amino-acid sequence: MTDKPTPQDVDTFLDSTVIGDDPALAAALEASNAAGLPQIAVSWQQGKFLSLLAGALQARRILEIGTLGGFSTIWLARAVGPDGQVVTLEYESKHADVACANLERAGVVDRVQVVVGPALETLRSVNGDPFDMVFIDADKENYVAYLNWAVKLARPGALIVVDNVIREGGILSPDSDDEKVAATRETLQVMGEHAQLDTAVIQTVGAKHWDGFAIALVKEL
- a CDS encoding metallothionein; the protein is MIHMTHYDEGTQLTCGHEGCGCRVRIEVACHCSGANEDYRCSCGEALVPVK